In the Maribacter sp. MJ134 genome, one interval contains:
- a CDS encoding cupin domain-containing protein → MRNAIIFLLFLFVTSVFSQDTGYNVSSYLTAGTKAPNTHYIGEAWLNAIIHDDAELGYNITKATFKANSTLDWHKHSSAQVLIIVEGEAYYQEKGNAPIILKEGDVIKCDKDIEHWHSSTKTSDVTYLALYGGDQPTTWTEVVTQEYYDEVALTLKK, encoded by the coding sequence ATGAGAAATGCAATAATATTCCTGCTCTTCCTATTTGTAACATCAGTCTTTTCACAAGATACTGGCTATAATGTTTCTTCTTACCTGACAGCGGGTACCAAGGCACCCAACACACATTATATTGGAGAAGCCTGGTTGAACGCCATTATTCACGATGATGCCGAATTGGGCTACAATATCACCAAAGCTACCTTTAAAGCAAATTCTACCTTAGATTGGCATAAGCATAGTTCTGCGCAAGTTTTAATTATTGTAGAAGGAGAGGCCTATTATCAGGAGAAAGGAAATGCACCTATAATTTTGAAAGAGGGTGACGTTATTAAGTGCGATAAAGACATAGAACATTGGCATTCTTCCACCAAAACAAGTGACGTAACCTATTTGGCCTTGTATGGAGGCGACCAACCAACAACTTGGACCGAGGTGGTGACGCAAGAATATTACGACGAGGTGGCCCTAACACTGAAAAAATAA
- a CDS encoding DUF6326 family protein, which yields MHIKTKLSTLWVVVMLNLIFADILSIIVQLIDQSALEIMGDDVRLTMAIAAVITNIPILMIYFSRVLPYRINRLLNIIAAILTLIFVIGGGSTLPHYLICAGIEVMLLLFIIYSALQWSSTP from the coding sequence GTGCATATAAAAACGAAACTATCCACGCTATGGGTAGTAGTAATGCTGAATCTTATTTTTGCGGATATCCTTTCTATCATTGTTCAATTGATAGACCAAAGCGCTCTAGAAATAATGGGTGATGATGTGCGATTAACTATGGCAATTGCCGCGGTAATTACCAACATTCCCATACTCATGATTTATTTTTCGCGTGTATTACCGTACAGAATCAACCGTTTGCTGAACATCATAGCGGCCATTTTGACGCTAATATTCGTAATTGGAGGTGGTAGTACCCTACCGCACTATCTTATCTGCGCTGGTATTGAGGTAATGCTGTTATTGTTCATTATCTATAGTGCCCTTCAATGGTCATCCACTCCATAA
- a CDS encoding Crp/Fnr family transcriptional regulator, giving the protein MKQFTELSSEEVLAIEQSFPIRTFAKGVFLLEQGQVAKDAYFVVAGCVRKYYRSDGDELTVDFYTEEQSFADFESLSHQTPSNYCYVCTEETTLAVLNADQEAALYQKFPRFETICRVEFEKMMGAKVADSKRFGHLKPEERYVQLRKERPNLIQRVPQYQIASYLGLTPQSLSRIRKRLVR; this is encoded by the coding sequence ATGAAGCAATTCACTGAACTATCTTCAGAGGAAGTTTTGGCCATTGAACAGAGTTTTCCCATACGTACGTTTGCTAAGGGCGTCTTTTTATTAGAACAGGGTCAAGTGGCCAAAGACGCTTATTTTGTCGTTGCGGGGTGTGTCCGGAAATATTATCGAAGCGATGGCGATGAGCTTACGGTAGATTTCTATACGGAAGAGCAATCCTTCGCAGATTTTGAGAGTCTGTCCCATCAAACACCCTCAAATTACTGCTACGTTTGCACAGAAGAGACCACATTAGCCGTCTTAAACGCCGATCAGGAAGCGGCTTTATACCAAAAATTCCCTCGGTTTGAGACTATCTGCCGGGTAGAATTTGAAAAGATGATGGGCGCAAAAGTAGCGGATTCAAAGCGTTTCGGCCATTTAAAACCTGAAGAACGCTATGTACAACTACGGAAAGAGCGACCAAATCTCATCCAAAGGGTCCCACAGTATCAAATCGCAAGCTACCTTGGCCTTACTCCACAATCGCTAAGTAGAATACGAAAAAGGCTAGTCCGCTAA
- a CDS encoding uracil-DNA glycosylase — protein MSIQIHPSWKEKLQNEFEQDYFKSLTSFIKEEYATHTCYPKGADIFAAFDHCPFDQTKVVIIGQDPYHGPGQANGLCFSVKDGISHPPSLINIFKEITTDLGVPYPQSGNLERWANQGVLLLNATLTVRAHEAGSHQGQGWERFTDSVIKTLSEEKEQLVFLLWGGFAKKKVKFINGDKHRILTSGHPSPLSANRGYWFGNQHFSRTNAILSSLGNKIIDW, from the coding sequence ATGTCCATACAAATACATCCCAGTTGGAAAGAAAAACTGCAAAATGAGTTTGAGCAGGACTATTTTAAGAGTTTAACAAGCTTTATAAAGGAAGAATACGCAACGCATACCTGCTATCCCAAGGGTGCCGATATTTTTGCGGCTTTTGACCATTGTCCGTTCGACCAAACAAAAGTTGTGATTATAGGGCAGGACCCGTATCACGGACCTGGTCAGGCGAATGGTCTATGTTTTTCAGTGAAGGATGGCATTTCGCATCCGCCTTCACTTATCAATATTTTCAAGGAGATTACGACCGACTTAGGTGTGCCGTACCCTCAGAGTGGTAATTTAGAGCGATGGGCCAATCAGGGCGTATTACTACTTAATGCTACGCTGACAGTAAGGGCACACGAGGCAGGCAGTCATCAGGGCCAAGGCTGGGAAAGGTTTACCGATTCAGTTATCAAGACCTTGTCCGAAGAAAAAGAACAATTGGTATTTTTGCTGTGGGGCGGATTTGCCAAAAAGAAAGTTAAATTCATCAATGGCGATAAACATCGTATCCTTACTTCTGGACATCCTTCCCCACTAAGTGCAAATCGTGGATATTGGTTCGGTAACCAACATTTTTCAAGAACGAATGCAATTTTATCAAGTTTAGGCAATAAAATCATAGACTGGTAA
- a CDS encoding two-component system response regulator: MRKFDNLKSILLVDDDEASNFLHSIFINKLGLEVEVNAALNGQEALDFILDKGVDHLAMPCMVMLDLRMPVVDGWKFMEMYEEQVPQELKEQIVIVLVTISDNAEDKAKATANPYIADFSQKPLSDATFKKLINKYFSLTPA; encoded by the coding sequence ATGAGAAAATTCGACAATTTAAAATCAATTTTATTGGTAGACGATGACGAAGCCAGTAACTTTCTTCATTCCATATTCATTAATAAATTAGGGCTGGAAGTGGAGGTTAATGCCGCTCTAAACGGTCAAGAGGCCTTAGATTTCATCCTAGATAAAGGTGTAGACCACCTAGCTATGCCCTGTATGGTAATGTTAGATTTAAGAATGCCGGTTGTAGACGGTTGGAAATTCATGGAAATGTACGAGGAACAAGTACCTCAGGAGTTGAAAGAACAAATTGTGATTGTTTTAGTTACAATTAGTGATAACGCTGAAGACAAAGCCAAGGCAACCGCTAATCCTTACATTGCGGATTTCTCTCAAAAACCATTATCGGATGCTACTTTCAAGAAATTAATCAACAAATACTTTTCTTTAACGCCAGCATAA
- a CDS encoding substrate-binding domain-containing protein: protein MKTVKIIGVPEHFNLPWHLAIEEGAFEQRGIDLQWTDVPEGTGKMCQLLANEQTDLAIILTEGIVKSITEGNRSKIVQEYIATPLLWGIHVGAQSAHQTIADLKNTKAAISRYGSGSHLMAYVHAQNNLWDLDALQFEVINNLDGAVDGLTHGKADYFMWEHFTTKPLVDDGTFRRLGDCPTPWPCFMIVGTEKFLSGNPRVLDHILEIINMYTRDFKHIPSIDRTLANRYQQRLEDIQEWMTLTQWSQEQLTVTALTKVQDTLMRLALIDDKKPSDNFLL from the coding sequence GTGAAAACGGTAAAAATTATAGGAGTACCCGAGCATTTTAATCTTCCTTGGCATTTGGCGATTGAAGAAGGTGCTTTTGAGCAACGCGGAATCGACTTGCAATGGACGGATGTACCCGAAGGAACCGGAAAGATGTGTCAGCTGCTAGCAAATGAACAAACGGACTTGGCAATAATCCTTACTGAGGGCATCGTGAAGAGTATTACCGAAGGGAATCGTTCAAAAATTGTACAGGAATACATAGCTACACCGTTACTGTGGGGAATACATGTTGGAGCGCAAAGTGCCCACCAAACTATTGCTGACCTTAAGAACACCAAAGCCGCTATCAGCAGATACGGTAGCGGAAGCCATCTCATGGCCTATGTTCACGCTCAAAACAATCTGTGGGACCTGGACGCCCTTCAGTTCGAGGTTATCAATAACCTTGATGGTGCTGTTGATGGATTAACCCATGGCAAGGCCGATTATTTTATGTGGGAACATTTTACGACCAAACCCCTGGTAGATGACGGTACCTTTAGACGTTTGGGAGATTGCCCTACCCCATGGCCCTGTTTTATGATCGTAGGTACGGAGAAGTTTTTGAGTGGTAATCCTAGAGTCTTAGACCACATATTAGAAATCATCAATATGTACACTAGGGATTTCAAGCATATACCCAGCATAGACCGCACATTGGCAAATCGCTACCAACAAAGACTAGAAGATATACAAGAGTGGATGACGTTAACGCAATGGAGCCAGGAGCAACTGACAGTAACCGCTTTGACAAAAGTCCAAGATACGCTTATGCGCTTAGCTTTGATTGATGATAAAAAACCTTCAGATAATTTTCTACTCTAA
- a CDS encoding nucleoside phosphorylase: MPLSPAELILNNDGSIYHLNLRPEDIATHIITVGDPDRVAEVSKHFDLIELKKGKREFLTHTGTFNGKRISVISTGIGTDNIDIVLNELDALVNIDFETRTVRSNRIRLKIVRVGTSGAVQPDIPIDSFLMSRFAIGFDGLLHFYKNDFTAHQGFEDAFMAQTNWSGSKARPYVVEFDSDLGAHFVENHIRLGITATNTGFYGPQGRSLRLATSDEDFIKNLADFHYENKRITNLEMETSGIYALSKLLGHQAVSLNCILANRATGEFSENPAKSVEELIKFVLHKLTNT; this comes from the coding sequence ATGCCACTAAGCCCCGCTGAGCTTATCCTGAATAACGACGGTAGCATTTACCACCTCAATTTACGACCAGAAGACATTGCCACGCATATTATAACGGTCGGCGACCCTGACCGCGTTGCTGAAGTATCCAAACATTTTGACCTTATCGAATTGAAAAAGGGAAAAAGGGAGTTTCTCACCCATACCGGGACTTTCAACGGAAAACGCATCAGTGTAATATCTACAGGTATAGGGACCGATAATATTGATATCGTTTTAAACGAGTTGGATGCCTTGGTGAATATCGATTTCGAGACAAGAACTGTCCGTTCAAATCGTATACGATTAAAAATAGTACGCGTGGGTACTTCTGGGGCCGTACAACCTGATATTCCTATAGATTCTTTTTTAATGAGTCGGTTTGCCATCGGTTTTGATGGACTATTACACTTCTATAAGAATGACTTTACAGCGCATCAAGGATTTGAAGACGCCTTTATGGCACAGACCAATTGGTCCGGTTCAAAAGCTAGGCCCTATGTGGTCGAATTTGATAGTGATTTAGGTGCCCATTTTGTTGAAAATCATATACGATTAGGCATAACCGCAACCAATACAGGGTTTTACGGACCACAAGGCAGGTCCCTTAGACTTGCTACAAGTGATGAAGACTTTATAAAAAACCTGGCTGACTTTCACTATGAAAATAAGCGCATCACCAACTTGGAGATGGAGACCTCGGGCATTTATGCCCTATCTAAATTGTTGGGGCACCAAGCAGTTTCATTAAATTGTATTTTGGCCAATAGGGCCACCGGTGAATTTTCAGAGAATCCGGCTAAATCCGTGGAAGAACTCATTAAATTCGTATTACACAAATTGACTAACACGTGA
- a CDS encoding DUF1835 domain-containing protein, with translation MSPLLHITNGDSFTERLKSLDLKGDIITWREMLCEGKTLTTVGSESFWKTRYEFLHKNYKVSKSWFIEKTLKEYRSLCNHKQQDHIVLWFEYDLFCQINMLAVISWLLANRKYAQISLVCSGKEDETDKLYSLNELSDEQVRRLYEKRTVLSQDDIEYADYVWQLYCSNNPIRLENLTDFENYNFNYLGDAIKSHLKRFPSIGNGLNHMENNILELAVHERPKNKAGLLKTVLENQGNLGFGDSQYERAISRLRPLFNTFNPVRLSKKGKEILEGKTNYYSVIQDNDVYLGGALKYNFLYNTTSDRILKL, from the coding sequence ATGAGTCCCCTACTGCATATAACTAACGGAGACAGCTTCACAGAGCGTCTAAAATCATTAGATCTTAAAGGAGATATCATCACTTGGCGAGAAATGCTGTGCGAAGGTAAAACCTTAACTACAGTGGGGAGTGAATCTTTTTGGAAAACCCGATATGAATTTCTTCATAAGAACTACAAGGTCTCCAAATCTTGGTTTATTGAAAAAACCCTAAAGGAATATCGGTCTTTGTGCAATCATAAGCAACAGGACCACATTGTACTTTGGTTCGAATACGATTTATTCTGTCAAATAAACATGCTCGCGGTAATTAGCTGGCTTCTGGCCAATAGAAAATACGCGCAGATTTCCTTGGTTTGCAGTGGTAAAGAGGATGAGACGGATAAGTTGTACAGCCTAAACGAACTTTCCGATGAGCAAGTTAGACGTTTGTATGAAAAGCGAACAGTATTATCTCAGGACGATATAGAATATGCAGATTATGTATGGCAATTGTACTGCAGCAACAACCCTATTCGTCTGGAAAACTTGACGGATTTCGAAAACTATAATTTTAATTATCTCGGAGACGCTATCAAATCTCACCTCAAAAGATTTCCAAGTATCGGGAATGGCTTAAACCATATGGAAAACAATATTTTGGAGCTTGCCGTACATGAGCGACCAAAAAATAAGGCTGGTTTACTGAAGACCGTGTTGGAAAATCAGGGTAACCTTGGTTTTGGAGATTCGCAATACGAAAGAGCCATCAGCAGGTTAAGACCCCTATTCAACACATTTAATCCGGTAAGATTATCCAAGAAAGGAAAGGAAATTCTAGAAGGAAAGACCAACTATTATTCTGTTATCCAAGATAATGACGTGTATTTGGGTGGGGCCTTAAAGTATAATTTTCTCTATAACACCACTTCGGACCGCATATTAAAGCTATAA
- a CDS encoding translation initiation factor encodes MDLKDQLKNLFPDHTPEETPQEAPKDNIWMQKDPIICKYEKRKGKPITILEGYTGADEDFKKLAKELKTKLSVGGSFKDDKIIIQGDYRDKIMAMLVEKGFKVKRVGG; translated from the coding sequence ATGGACCTGAAAGATCAACTAAAAAATTTATTTCCGGACCATACACCAGAGGAAACACCTCAAGAAGCACCCAAGGATAATATTTGGATGCAGAAAGACCCTATTATCTGTAAGTATGAAAAACGCAAGGGTAAACCCATTACCATTTTAGAAGGATATACTGGTGCGGATGAGGATTTCAAGAAATTAGCCAAAGAACTGAAGACCAAATTAAGTGTGGGCGGAAGTTTCAAGGACGACAAAATTATTATTCAAGGAGATTATAGGGATAAAATTATGGCCATGCTTGTGGAAAAAGGATTTAAGGTAAAGCGTGTAGGGGGCTGA
- a CDS encoding isopenicillin N synthase family dioxygenase has translation MSLVPSVDLSDFISGDDARKKKFIQEIGKAFEEIGFVALSGHFLSEELVENLYDEIKKFFALPQDIKDSYEIPGIGGQRGYTSFGKEHAKGRKEGDLKEFWHFGQYVTDNPKLNEEYPDNVIVKELPDFNQVGEETYKMLEKTARYVLRALALHLHLEETYFDEFITNGNSILRPIHYPPITSEPKNAVRAAAHGDINLITLLMGAHGKGLQVKNHKGEWIDAIARPDQLMINVGDMLSRLSNNKLKSTIHQVVNPPKELWGTSRYSVPFFMHPISEMPLNCLENCIDEVHPKQFEGITAGEFLHERLIELGLIKE, from the coding sequence ATGAGTTTAGTGCCAAGCGTGGATTTATCGGATTTTATTTCCGGTGATGATGCAAGAAAGAAAAAGTTTATTCAGGAAATTGGAAAGGCTTTTGAAGAAATTGGATTTGTAGCCTTAAGTGGCCATTTCTTATCGGAAGAACTGGTGGAAAACCTATATGACGAAATAAAAAAGTTCTTCGCGCTTCCGCAAGATATCAAGGATAGCTACGAAATTCCTGGAATTGGCGGTCAGCGTGGCTATACTTCCTTTGGAAAAGAACATGCAAAGGGTAGAAAGGAAGGTGATCTAAAGGAATTTTGGCATTTTGGACAGTATGTTACCGATAACCCTAAATTAAACGAGGAATATCCTGACAATGTAATTGTTAAGGAGCTTCCTGACTTTAATCAGGTGGGTGAGGAAACGTACAAGATGCTGGAGAAAACAGCGCGTTATGTGTTGCGAGCCCTAGCCCTTCACCTTCATCTTGAAGAAACCTATTTTGATGAATTCATCACCAATGGTAATTCAATTTTAAGGCCTATACACTATCCGCCCATTACATCGGAACCTAAAAATGCCGTCAGAGCAGCTGCACATGGCGACATCAATTTAATTACCCTATTAATGGGAGCTCACGGAAAAGGTTTGCAAGTGAAAAATCATAAAGGGGAATGGATCGACGCTATTGCCAGACCGGACCAGCTGATGATCAACGTAGGCGATATGTTATCGCGACTGTCCAATAACAAGCTTAAATCCACCATACACCAAGTAGTGAATCCTCCCAAAGAACTTTGGGGCACTTCAAGGTATTCCGTACCGTTCTTTATGCATCCCATAAGCGAAATGCCCCTGAATTGTTTGGAGAATTGTATAGACGAAGTACATCCAAAACAGTTTGAGGGCATTACCGCCGGAGAATTCCTGCACGAACGTTTGATAGAGCTTGGACTTATAAAAGAATAA